A segment of the Deltaproteobacteria bacterium genome:
GGCGCGACTACCTGAATGCCGACGGCACCGCCAAGACCACCGTTCCCTCCGAACGAGGGTGACCACTGACGACCCCTTCCGCCTCCGAACGGCCGCGAAGGACCGGCCCGGCGTTCGTGTCGCCACGCCGGCCCACGCGCTGCTACGCCAGCGCCACGACGTCGACCTCCACCAACGCCCCTTTCGGCAGTCCCGCCACCGCCACCGTGGTGCGGGCGGGCTTGCCGGAGCCCAGGTAGCTTTCGTAGATGGCGTTGACGGCGGCGAAGTCCGCCATGTCGTTCAGGTAGATGGTGGTCTTCACGGCCTTGTCCCAGGACGTGGCGGCGGCCTCCAGGACGGCCGTGACGTTATCCAGGACCCGGCGCGCCTGCTCCTCCACGCCGCCCGCCACCAGCTCGCCGGTCTCGGGCACCAGCGCGATCTGCCCCGCGGTGTACACGAACCCGTTGGCCCTGATGGCCTGCTCGTAGGGGCCGATGGCCTCGGGTGCCTTGTTGGTATGGATCACTTCGATGGACATGCGCTCTCCTTGCCGGCTGTTGGAATTCCTTGAAATCTACTAGAAACAGGAGGATGACGTTAGACTTTGGCCGGAGCGACGAGCCATGAGACTGATCACCGCGCACAGGATACTCATCGGGACGTCCATCGCGTTCTTCATCTTCTTCAGCGGCTGGGAGCTTACGAACTTCTTCGGCGCCGGCGAAGGCTGGGCGCTGGCCCGGAGCGTCCTCTATCTCGGCGTCGCCGTGGGCTTCGCCGTCTACTTCAGGACCCTCAAGAACAAGGTGCTGTGAGATGACGCCCGACCCCGATGCCTTTCTCGTCCCGGTGACGGAGGACGAGATCCGCCGCGAACGCCGGAAGGCGCGGGAACTGCGCGACAGCCAGTGGTGGAAGAACCGGACGAGCCAAGGCCTGTGCGCTCACTGCGGCGAGCGGTTCCCGGCCCGCGAGCTGACCATGGACCACCTCGTGCCCATCATCCGCGGCGGCAAGAG
Coding sequences within it:
- a CDS encoding RidA family protein; translated protein: MSIEVIHTNKAPEAIGPYEQAIRANGFVYTAGQIALVPETGELVAGGVEEQARRVLDNVTAVLEAAATSWDKAVKTTIYLNDMADFAAVNAIYESYLGSGKPARTTVAVAGLPKGALVEVDVVALA
- a CDS encoding HNH endonuclease → MTPDPDAFLVPVTEDEIRRERRKARELRDSQWWKNRTSQGLCAHCGERFPARELTMDHLVPIIRGGKSTKGNVVPSCKSCNTARKHSLPF